A stretch of the Panicum virgatum strain AP13 chromosome 9N, P.virgatum_v5, whole genome shotgun sequence genome encodes the following:
- the LOC120692966 gene encoding polypyrimidine tract-binding protein homolog 1-like isoform X5, with the protein MDGTLQPAVGADGKKVEAQGNVLLASIENMQYAVTVDVLHTVFSAFGAVQKIAIFEKNGGTQALIQYPDATTAAVAKEALEGHCIYDGGYCKLHLSYSRHTGLNVKAHGDKSRDYTIPPGVIQGVPQPPGAAATSTGWQGNIQGAGAYAPPGVPAQSHSGNGQVPSWNSGNSGYPPAPGAYPGQMYSSPAPYAASGGFPNTPPAAPPHYAASWGLPTHLAAPRHELHTSQQMPLQHGGNQSGPAGAPATSQPPPPPSYYH; encoded by the exons ATGGATGGTACATTACAG CCTGCTGTTGGTGCTGATGGAAAGAAAGTGGAGGCTCAAGGCAATGTTCTTCTTGCATCAATTGAGAATATGCAATATGCCGTTACAGTAGATGTTCTTCATACT GTTTTCTCAGCGTTTGGTGCAGTCCAAAAAATAGCTATTTTTGAGAAGAATGGTGGCACACAAGCTTTGATTCAGTATCCTG ATGCAACTACAGCTGCAGTTGCGAAGGAAGCATTGGAAGGTCATTGCATCTACGATGGTGGCTACTGTAAGCTTCACCTGTCATACTCTCGTCATACTGGTCTGAATGTAAAG GCACATGGTGACAAGAGCAGGGATTACACAATTCCGCCTGGTGTAATCCAAGGGGTGCCACAACCACCTGGTGCAGCAGCTACATCCACTGGGTGGCAAGGTAATATTCAAGGAGCTGGGGCATATGCCCCACCCGGTGTCCCTGCCCAAAGCCACAGCGGCAATGGACAAGTACCAAGTTGGAATTCCGGCAACTCAGGGTATCCCCCAGCCCCAGGAGCATATCCAGGTCAGATGTACTCATCTCCAGCACCGTATGCAGCATCCGGGGGCTTCCCTAATACCCCACCCGCTGCTCCTCCGCATTACGCTGCATCATGGGGCTTGCCGACCCATCTTGCTGCTCCGCGGCATGAGTTGCACACTTCACAGCAGATGCCACTTCAGCATGGAGGAAATCAGTCTGGACCGGCAGGCGCACCTGCAACCAgtcaaccaccaccaccaccatcgtaCTATCATTAA
- the LOC120692966 gene encoding polypyrimidine tract-binding protein homolog 1-like isoform X4: MFIVDVQNHLAWPQFEKLISRDYNNPYLPINYSAMDGTLQPAVGADGKKVEAQGNVLLASIENMQYAVTVDVLHTVFSAFGAVQKIAIFEKNGGTQALIQYPDATTAAVAKEALEGHCIYDGGYCKLHLSYSRHTGLNVKAHGDKSRDYTIPPGVIQGVPQPPGAAATSTGWQGNIQGAGAYAPPGVPAQSHSGNGQVPSWNSGNSGYPPAPGAYPGQMYSSPAPYAASGGFPNTPPAAPPHYAASWGLPTHLAAPRHELHTSQQMPLQHGGNQSGPAGAPATSQPPPPPSYYH, encoded by the exons ATGTTTATTGTTGATGTACAGAACCATTTGGCATGGCCTCAGTTTGAGAAGTTAATATCCAG GGATTATAACAATCCATATCTTCCAATTAACTATTCTGCCATGGATGGTACATTACAG CCTGCTGTTGGTGCTGATGGAAAGAAAGTGGAGGCTCAAGGCAATGTTCTTCTTGCATCAATTGAGAATATGCAATATGCCGTTACAGTAGATGTTCTTCATACT GTTTTCTCAGCGTTTGGTGCAGTCCAAAAAATAGCTATTTTTGAGAAGAATGGTGGCACACAAGCTTTGATTCAGTATCCTG ATGCAACTACAGCTGCAGTTGCGAAGGAAGCATTGGAAGGTCATTGCATCTACGATGGTGGCTACTGTAAGCTTCACCTGTCATACTCTCGTCATACTGGTCTGAATGTAAAG GCACATGGTGACAAGAGCAGGGATTACACAATTCCGCCTGGTGTAATCCAAGGGGTGCCACAACCACCTGGTGCAGCAGCTACATCCACTGGGTGGCAAGGTAATATTCAAGGAGCTGGGGCATATGCCCCACCCGGTGTCCCTGCCCAAAGCCACAGCGGCAATGGACAAGTACCAAGTTGGAATTCCGGCAACTCAGGGTATCCCCCAGCCCCAGGAGCATATCCAGGTCAGATGTACTCATCTCCAGCACCGTATGCAGCATCCGGGGGCTTCCCTAATACCCCACCCGCTGCTCCTCCGCATTACGCTGCATCATGGGGCTTGCCGACCCATCTTGCTGCTCCGCGGCATGAGTTGCACACTTCACAGCAGATGCCACTTCAGCATGGAGGAAATCAGTCTGGACCGGCAGGCGCACCTGCAACCAgtcaaccaccaccaccaccatcgtaCTATCATTAA
- the LOC120692966 gene encoding polypyrimidine tract-binding protein homolog 1-like isoform X2, with amino-acid sequence MICLFQSYYFISFFLLVQVYANLDCILLETCFCFNKPLFEAPLLVLSCRDYNNPYLPINYSAMDGTLQPAVGADGKKVEAQGNVLLASIENMQYAVTVDVLHTVFSAFGAVQKIAIFEKNGGTQALIQYPDATTAAVAKEALEGHCIYDGGYCKLHLSYSRHTGLNVKAHGDKSRDYTIPPGVIQGVPQPPGAAATSTGWQGNIQGAGAYAPPGVPAQSHSGNGQVPSWNSGNSGYPPAPGAYPGQMYSSPAPYAASGGFPNTPPAAPPHYAASWGLPTHLAAPRHELHTSQQMPLQHGGNQSGPAGAPATSQPPPPPSYYH; translated from the exons ATGATTTGCCTATTCCAATCTTATTACtttattagtttttttttactcGTGCAAGTATATGCCAATTTAGATTGTATCTTGTTGGAGACATGCTTTTGTTTTAATAAGCCATTGTTTGAAGCTCCTCTTTTGGTGTTATCTTGCAGGGATTATAACAATCCATATCTTCCAATTAACTATTCTGCCATGGATGGTACATTACAG CCTGCTGTTGGTGCTGATGGAAAGAAAGTGGAGGCTCAAGGCAATGTTCTTCTTGCATCAATTGAGAATATGCAATATGCCGTTACAGTAGATGTTCTTCATACT GTTTTCTCAGCGTTTGGTGCAGTCCAAAAAATAGCTATTTTTGAGAAGAATGGTGGCACACAAGCTTTGATTCAGTATCCTG ATGCAACTACAGCTGCAGTTGCGAAGGAAGCATTGGAAGGTCATTGCATCTACGATGGTGGCTACTGTAAGCTTCACCTGTCATACTCTCGTCATACTGGTCTGAATGTAAAG GCACATGGTGACAAGAGCAGGGATTACACAATTCCGCCTGGTGTAATCCAAGGGGTGCCACAACCACCTGGTGCAGCAGCTACATCCACTGGGTGGCAAGGTAATATTCAAGGAGCTGGGGCATATGCCCCACCCGGTGTCCCTGCCCAAAGCCACAGCGGCAATGGACAAGTACCAAGTTGGAATTCCGGCAACTCAGGGTATCCCCCAGCCCCAGGAGCATATCCAGGTCAGATGTACTCATCTCCAGCACCGTATGCAGCATCCGGGGGCTTCCCTAATACCCCACCCGCTGCTCCTCCGCATTACGCTGCATCATGGGGCTTGCCGACCCATCTTGCTGCTCCGCGGCATGAGTTGCACACTTCACAGCAGATGCCACTTCAGCATGGAGGAAATCAGTCTGGACCGGCAGGCGCACCTGCAACCAgtcaaccaccaccaccaccatcgtaCTATCATTAA